From the genome of Lentilactobacillus buchneri, one region includes:
- the hslO gene encoding Hsp33 family molecular chaperone HslO, giving the protein MDDYLVKATTTDGMFRAYAVNAKQLVTTAQQDHDTWSASSAALGRTLVGTVMLAESVEKNGEAVTVKINGQGPVGQIVADSDSNGHVKGYIQNPHVHLPLNAHHKIDVGKAVGVNGLIEVSRAAEGEDPYTGSVPLASGEIGDDFTYYLAQSEQIPSAVGVSVFVNDDNSIGAAGGYLVQVLPDATDDTINQVIDRIKQMPMISELLLDNQSPEDILELIFGKGQLHFLETVPVEFFCNCSKNRFGRDLEGLPVPQLETMLKEDKGIDVTCNFCESKYHFNEEELGKIIKVAKAEGHH; this is encoded by the coding sequence ATGGATGATTATTTAGTTAAAGCAACAACGACCGATGGCATGTTTCGGGCATACGCTGTGAATGCCAAGCAACTTGTAACGACTGCCCAGCAAGACCACGATACCTGGAGTGCATCATCTGCAGCTTTGGGACGGACATTAGTCGGCACAGTTATGCTTGCTGAATCGGTTGAAAAAAATGGTGAAGCTGTGACGGTTAAAATCAATGGTCAAGGACCAGTTGGCCAAATCGTCGCTGATAGTGATTCGAACGGCCATGTCAAAGGCTATATTCAAAACCCTCATGTGCATTTACCACTTAATGCCCATCATAAAATTGATGTTGGCAAGGCGGTTGGTGTCAACGGCTTAATTGAGGTGAGTCGTGCTGCCGAAGGTGAGGATCCCTATACTGGAAGCGTGCCGCTGGCTTCAGGTGAGATTGGCGACGATTTCACGTACTACCTCGCCCAATCTGAACAGATTCCATCAGCGGTGGGGGTCTCTGTGTTTGTCAACGATGATAATTCAATCGGCGCAGCCGGCGGCTACCTCGTGCAGGTATTGCCGGATGCAACTGATGACACGATTAATCAAGTCATCGACCGAATTAAACAGATGCCGATGATTTCTGAGCTTTTATTGGACAATCAAAGTCCTGAAGATATTTTGGAACTCATTTTTGGCAAAGGTCAGTTGCATTTTTTGGAAACTGTTCCGGTGGAATTCTTCTGCAACTGCTCGAAGAATCGGTTTGGCCGAGATCTTGAGGGCCTCCCCGTCCCCCAATTGGAAACGATGCTCAAAGAGGATAAAGGAATTGACGTGACTTGCAACTTCTGCGAAAGCAAGTACCATTTTAATGAAGAAGAGCTGGGGAAAATCATCAAAGTCGCTAAAGCTGAGGGACACCATTAA
- the dusB gene encoding tRNA dihydrouridine synthase DusB, with protein MKWNIGNVTIPNQVVVAPMAGVTNSAFRIICKEYGAGLVVCEMISDRGIMYKNKKTLDMMFVDPREHPMSIQIFGGTKETLVQAAKFVDQNTAADIIDINMGCPVNKVVKTDAGARWLLDPKKVYEMVSYVTDAVKKPVTVKMRTGWDEDHIYAVENALAAERAGASALAMHGRTRKQMYEGHADWGILKQVAQEIHIPFMGNGDVRTPQDAKKMLTEVGTDAVMMGRAVEGNPWILKQTQHYLETGELLAEPTPEEKVVTAKEHLHRLVELKGDYIGSHEFRGQAGYYLKGIPHSARTKVALTNASGESAMDDIFDEFLEKNEQRKARQHRIAQ; from the coding sequence ATGAAATGGAATATTGGTAATGTCACAATCCCTAATCAGGTGGTTGTTGCACCAATGGCAGGGGTTACAAATTCTGCCTTTAGAATTATCTGTAAAGAATATGGGGCAGGCCTAGTTGTTTGTGAAATGATTTCTGACCGCGGGATTATGTACAAAAACAAAAAAACGTTGGATATGATGTTTGTTGATCCCCGCGAACACCCGATGAGTATCCAAATTTTTGGCGGAACCAAGGAAACGTTGGTTCAGGCCGCTAAATTTGTCGATCAAAATACTGCTGCCGATATCATTGATATCAACATGGGATGCCCTGTGAATAAGGTTGTCAAAACTGATGCCGGTGCTCGTTGGCTGCTGGACCCAAAGAAAGTCTACGAGATGGTTTCTTATGTAACTGATGCCGTTAAAAAGCCGGTGACCGTTAAGATGAGAACCGGTTGGGATGAAGATCATATTTATGCGGTTGAGAACGCTTTAGCGGCTGAAAGAGCCGGTGCTTCAGCTTTGGCGATGCATGGGCGAACCCGGAAACAAATGTATGAGGGGCATGCGGACTGGGGCATTTTGAAGCAGGTTGCGCAGGAGATTCACATCCCATTTATGGGAAATGGCGATGTCAGAACACCGCAAGATGCCAAAAAGATGTTAACTGAAGTTGGCACCGATGCTGTTATGATGGGCCGTGCGGTCGAAGGTAATCCGTGGATCTTAAAGCAGACGCAGCATTATTTGGAAACCGGCGAGCTGTTAGCTGAGCCGACACCTGAGGAAAAGGTGGTTACTGCCAAGGAACATTTGCATCGTTTGGTAGAATTGAAAGGTGATTATATCGGTTCCCACGAATTTCGCGGTCAAGCCGGCTATTACTTAAAGGGAATTCCTCATTCAGCTCGAACCAAGGTTGCCTTGACGAACGCATCCGGCGAATCAGCGATGGATGATATTTTTGATGAATTTTTGGAGAAAAACGAACAGCGAAAAGCACGTCAGCACCGGATAGCACAATAA
- a CDS encoding site-specific integrase: protein MPSIRKHGHGYQVRYYYYDANGQEHEKTKSGFRTKSAAKLFASQLEIDIHNGLDLVPKDPKFADYFDYFYHTYKEPKIENQTKNRYKITSRVLHNYFGDVTLKSIDRPQYQAFINFYGHSHAKDTVYKVNSLIRATVQNAILDDLIHKDFTQRVSLIYDKSRDKHVEYLNVAEIKRLIAYLENHLNYHFTSTFMILTAVLTGARLGEIQALTWNDVNFNFKTISITKSWNSSEGGGFKDTKTAGSNRIIAVNDELLKSLKILKDHNNGELIFVNQYKSIPSSSAVNKKLRSILKDLGIKKQGFHFHSLRHSHVAYLLSRGIDIYIISKRLGHADVSTTTKIYSYLMDEYKAKNDQQIREELDNLSSHDETIPIKRNL, encoded by the coding sequence ATGCCATCAATACGTAAGCATGGTCATGGATACCAAGTAAGATACTACTATTATGATGCCAATGGTCAGGAACACGAGAAAACTAAGAGCGGCTTTAGAACTAAATCAGCTGCAAAGCTATTTGCGAGTCAATTGGAAATCGATATCCACAATGGTTTGGATCTCGTTCCTAAAGATCCTAAGTTTGCTGACTATTTTGACTATTTTTATCACACGTACAAAGAACCCAAAATTGAGAATCAGACTAAGAATCGCTATAAAATAACTAGTCGAGTATTACATAATTATTTCGGTGATGTTACTTTAAAAAGTATTGACCGACCACAATATCAAGCATTTATTAACTTCTATGGTCATTCTCATGCAAAAGATACTGTTTATAAAGTTAATTCACTGATTAGAGCAACCGTTCAAAATGCCATTCTTGACGATCTGATTCATAAAGATTTCACCCAGCGAGTCAGTCTTATTTATGACAAGTCACGTGATAAGCATGTGGAATACCTCAACGTGGCTGAGATTAAGCGTCTCATCGCTTATTTGGAGAATCACTTAAACTATCACTTTACCTCCACTTTTATGATCCTGACGGCCGTTTTAACTGGTGCTCGCTTGGGGGAAATTCAAGCATTAACTTGGAATGACGTTAATTTTAATTTTAAAACGATTAGCATTACTAAATCTTGGAATTCATCCGAAGGCGGTGGATTCAAAGATACCAAGACGGCTGGTTCAAATCGAATCATTGCAGTTAATGACGAATTGCTGAAATCATTAAAGATCTTGAAGGATCACAATAATGGAGAACTAATTTTTGTTAATCAATATAAATCCATTCCATCATCCTCTGCCGTTAATAAAAAGTTGCGTTCTATACTAAAAGACTTAGGAATTAAAAAGCAAGGCTTTCACTTTCATTCTTTACGACACTCACATGTAGCTTACCTACTATCTCGAGGAATTGACATTTACATCATTTCTAAGCGTTTAGGCCATGCTGACGTATCCACAACAACAAAGATTTATTCCTATTTAATGGATGAATATAAAGCAAAAAACGATCAACAGATTCGTGAAGAGTTAGATAACCTTTCCTCTCATGATGAAACTATACCAATCAAGCGGAACCTTTAA
- the lysS gene encoding lysine--tRNA ligase produces MAKDKEMNDQMIVRRQKMDELRKEGIDPFGHRFVRTYLAEQLHHDFDDEDKDELMEKDKKVTIAGRMIAKRGKGKVGFADLKDRTGKIQIYVRKDIVGDDIYHIFKRSDIGDHLGISGQIIKTDMGELTVRAESVTFLSKALRPLPDKFHGLKDKEQRYRQRYLDLISNQDSFDRFVKRTKIVSAVRKYLDSNDYQEVETPVLHNSAGGANARPFITHHNALNIDLYLRIALELHLKRLIVGGLERVYEIGRVFRNEGMDTRHNPEFTMLESYVAYYDFHDVMDETEGIFKAAAAAVTDDNVVTYQGHTVDLNKPFKRQHMVDAIKEYTGIDFWQPMSDDDAKKLADEHHIHYEPWWKTGHIINAFFEELVQPKLEQPTFIYGHPVEISPLAKKNHDDPRFTDRFELYILTNEFANAFSELNDPIDQRQRFEAQVAERKAGNEEAEGIDEDYIEALEYGMPPTGGLGIGIDRLVMLLTDAPSIRDVILFPTMRPEDNTNND; encoded by the coding sequence GTGGCCAAAGACAAAGAAATGAATGACCAAATGATCGTCCGTCGCCAGAAGATGGACGAATTACGCAAGGAAGGAATCGATCCATTTGGACATCGATTCGTGCGTACATATCTTGCTGAACAACTGCATCATGATTTTGATGATGAAGATAAAGATGAATTAATGGAAAAGGACAAGAAAGTTACCATTGCCGGCAGAATGATTGCTAAGCGGGGTAAAGGTAAGGTCGGTTTTGCCGATTTAAAGGATCGAACTGGAAAAATCCAGATATATGTTCGTAAGGATATTGTCGGTGATGACATTTACCATATTTTTAAACGATCCGACATTGGTGATCACCTCGGAATTTCCGGCCAAATTATCAAAACAGACATGGGTGAACTGACTGTTCGTGCAGAGTCAGTTACTTTCCTGTCAAAGGCGCTGCGGCCGCTACCAGATAAATTTCATGGCTTAAAGGACAAGGAACAGCGTTATCGTCAGCGCTACCTTGATCTCATTTCCAACCAGGACAGCTTCGATCGTTTTGTTAAGCGCACGAAGATTGTTTCTGCTGTCCGTAAGTATTTGGATTCAAACGATTATCAAGAAGTAGAAACCCCAGTTCTGCATAATTCTGCGGGTGGTGCGAATGCCCGTCCCTTTATTACCCATCACAATGCTTTGAATATCGACTTGTATTTAAGAATTGCGCTTGAACTGCATTTGAAGCGATTGATTGTGGGTGGACTGGAACGGGTCTATGAAATTGGCCGGGTCTTCAGAAATGAAGGAATGGATACCCGTCATAATCCGGAGTTCACGATGCTTGAATCCTATGTTGCCTATTATGACTTCCATGATGTGATGGATGAAACTGAGGGCATCTTTAAGGCAGCAGCAGCTGCTGTTACGGATGATAATGTTGTGACTTATCAAGGCCACACCGTTGACTTGAACAAACCGTTTAAACGACAGCATATGGTTGATGCAATTAAGGAATATACCGGAATTGATTTTTGGCAACCAATGTCTGATGATGACGCTAAAAAATTGGCTGATGAACACCATATTCATTACGAACCATGGTGGAAGACCGGCCATATTATTAATGCATTTTTTGAGGAGCTCGTTCAACCTAAGCTGGAGCAGCCAACATTTATTTATGGGCATCCGGTTGAGATTTCACCACTGGCCAAGAAGAACCATGATGATCCAAGATTTACCGATCGTTTTGAGTTATACATTTTGACTAACGAGTTCGCCAATGCATTTTCTGAATTGAATGACCCAATTGATCAGCGTCAACGATTTGAGGCTCAAGTTGCTGAACGTAAAGCTGGTAACGAAGAGGCTGAAGGAATTGATGAAGACTACATTGAAGCCCTTGAGTATGGCATGCCGCCAACGGGTGGACTTGGAATCGGCATTGATCGACTGGTTATGTTATTGACCGATGCACCATCTATTCGTGACGTGATTCTGTTCCCAACAATGCGTCCCGAGGATAATACGAATAACGATTAA